In a genomic window of Leifsonia xyli subsp. cynodontis DSM 46306:
- a CDS encoding lycopene cyclase domain-containing protein has product MSVVYLACLLVALAAMVLLDVRFRLVFWRAGRRAVLVLVLGVLFFLAWDAAGIVLGVFARGESRFMTGAELAPELPVEEVFFLAFLCYLTLILLLGTRALLDRRSPG; this is encoded by the coding sequence GTGAGCGTCGTCTACCTCGCCTGCCTGCTGGTCGCGCTGGCCGCGATGGTCCTGCTCGATGTCCGGTTCAGGCTGGTGTTCTGGCGGGCCGGCCGGCGAGCCGTCCTCGTCCTCGTCCTCGGCGTCCTCTTCTTCCTCGCCTGGGACGCCGCGGGCATCGTCCTCGGCGTGTTCGCCCGCGGCGAGTCCCGCTTCATGACCGGTGCCGAGCTTGCCCCCGAACTCCCGGTCGAGGAAGTGTTCTTCCTCGCCTTCCTCTGTTATCTAACTCTCATTCTGCTGTTGGGGACGCGCGCCCTCCTCGACCGCCGGAGCCCGGGATGA